A window of Ignavibacterium sp. contains these coding sequences:
- a CDS encoding T9SS type A sorting domain-containing protein has product MITRLLTPDFRIIFVIALLQLFIFSSNLNSQSNLIQSIDFDSQNRAVFALTGNYDSSYVVRYNNGSTEKWNLTSLFNTPFYWISSCVENNDNIWAFMQSSLYKFDGSNWTEIPLPTNINTYMKYSDLAANNDFIYLSIYHSSVYGFPPIFRYNKSGNTWKTFDSSNSAIPGNLLTGKIHIKGDSVFVCSNKGLILIENDSAYMVLDTSNSTIETEAIYSFYTDSNGKRWLGTFDKGLVEWINNSNFRYFNQSNSALPNNFINAIDEDSQGNLWLATDNGFACLKNDSVYSYSNLTSESIAELKVDNENKIWMGEVGTGRLLLFDGTNLLTITDIKDIHLSGIPKTFELYQNYPNPFNPGTKISWQSPVSSWQTLKVYDILGNEVATLVDEYKEAGIYEVLFNASTLPSGVYFYQLKSGDFKESRKMILLR; this is encoded by the coding sequence ATGATTACCAGATTATTGACTCCGGATTTTCGAATAATATTTGTAATAGCACTTTTACAATTATTCATCTTTTCTTCAAACTTAAACTCCCAATCAAATCTTATTCAGTCAATTGATTTTGATTCACAAAATCGTGCAGTATTTGCCTTAACAGGAAATTATGATTCATCTTATGTTGTCAGATACAATAATGGAAGCACAGAAAAATGGAATTTGACTTCACTCTTTAACACACCATTTTATTGGATAAGTAGTTGTGTTGAAAATAATGATAACATTTGGGCATTTATGCAAAGCAGCTTGTATAAATTTGATGGTTCAAACTGGACAGAAATTCCATTACCGACTAATATAAATACATATATGAAATATTCAGACTTAGCTGCAAACAATGATTTTATTTATTTATCAATTTATCATTCATCGGTTTATGGTTTTCCGCCAATCTTCAGATACAACAAATCGGGTAATACCTGGAAAACATTTGATTCTTCAAATTCTGCAATTCCCGGAAATTTATTAACAGGGAAAATTCATATTAAAGGTGATTCTGTTTTCGTTTGCAGTAATAAAGGTTTGATACTGATTGAAAATGATTCTGCATATATGGTACTCGATACCTCAAATTCAACAATTGAAACAGAGGCAATTTACAGTTTTTATACAGACAGCAATGGCAAAAGATGGTTGGGAACATTTGATAAAGGTCTTGTCGAGTGGATTAATAATTCAAACTTCAGATATTTTAATCAATCTAATTCTGCACTTCCGAATAATTTTATTAATGCAATTGACGAAGATTCTCAGGGAAATCTGTGGCTTGCAACTGATAATGGTTTTGCCTGCTTGAAAAATGATTCAGTTTATTCTTATTCAAATCTTACTTCAGAATCAATAGCAGAGTTAAAAGTAGATAATGAAAATAAAATCTGGATGGGCGAAGTTGGAACCGGAAGATTGTTATTATTCGATGGAACAAATCTTTTAACAATAACGGATATTAAGGATATTCATCTCTCGGGTATTCCCAAGACTTTTGAACTTTATCAAAATTATCCTAATCCGTTTAATCCAGGCACAAAAATCAGTTGGCAGTCTCCAGTGAGCAGTTGGCAAACATTAAAAGTTTATGACATACTTGGTAATGAAGTTGCAACACTTGTGGATGAATACAAGGAAGCAGGAATATATGAAGTTTTATTTAATGCAAGTACATTACCAAGCGGAGTTTATTTCTATCAATTAAAATCTGGTGATTTTAAAGAATCTCGCAAAATGATACTCCTGCGTTAG
- a CDS encoding ABC transporter permease: MLKVILNIAQKEFNQIKNSTITVFLYSLFPIIIFLCFSIVYQNEIIREIPVAIVDEDKSDLSRTLIQYIESSPSMKIVNYCESKEELKEDFLRGKIHGGFYFPAELSSDIKSGKQSNVVMFIDASNLLISNSLLNDGTKILKTVNAGILLKKFKSGGLTENQSLNLVNPLKVETNVLYNPNYSYITYLIPGLTTFILMMVVMMGAVPIINHKIGEEDFQFALRETKGKILPVLIGKSIPHLLFHLANILILVGIIFPAFHIDIRSSIIITILYLFFFIIVSFSFGIMLSSLIPKRTLATEVALFVLTPAFIYSGLTFPLWAMPEIHQFIAKLIPFTYFLSGFIKLYEMNLDIIYLKNELMVLMIFFALSFSIAILSIKIRLKQNGIGHDEKN; this comes from the coding sequence ATGCTGAAGGTAATTTTAAATATTGCACAAAAAGAATTTAATCAGATAAAGAACAGCACAATAACAGTTTTTCTTTATTCACTGTTTCCAATAATTATATTTCTTTGCTTTTCAATTGTTTATCAGAATGAAATCATAAGAGAGATTCCGGTCGCAATTGTAGATGAGGATAAATCAGATTTATCCAGAACTCTTATTCAATACATTGAATCTTCGCCTTCTATGAAAATAGTTAATTATTGTGAATCGAAAGAAGAATTAAAAGAAGACTTTCTAAGAGGAAAAATTCATGGTGGATTCTACTTCCCTGCTGAGCTAAGTTCAGATATCAAATCCGGAAAGCAATCAAATGTTGTAATGTTTATTGATGCAAGCAATCTTTTAATAAGTAATAGCTTGCTGAATGATGGGACTAAAATATTAAAGACTGTTAATGCAGGAATTCTCTTAAAAAAATTTAAGTCAGGTGGTTTAACTGAAAATCAATCTTTGAATCTTGTCAATCCACTGAAAGTTGAAACGAATGTTTTATACAATCCAAATTACAGTTACATAACATATCTGATTCCCGGATTAACAACTTTTATTCTTATGATGGTTGTAATGATGGGCGCTGTTCCAATCATTAATCATAAAATCGGCGAAGAAGATTTTCAATTTGCTCTCCGTGAAACGAAAGGAAAAATTCTTCCGGTATTGATTGGTAAATCTATTCCTCATCTGCTCTTTCATCTTGCAAACATTTTAATATTGGTGGGAATAATATTTCCGGCATTTCACATTGACATTAGATCATCAATCATAATTACAATTTTATATTTATTCTTTTTCATCATAGTAAGTTTCAGCTTCGGAATAATGCTATCGTCATTGATACCTAAAAGAACTTTAGCTACCGAAGTTGCCTTATTTGTTTTGACTCCGGCTTTCATTTATAGTGGTTTAACTTTTCCTTTGTGGGCTATGCCAGAGATTCATCAATTTATTGCGAAGCTAATTCCATTTACTTATTTCCTATCAGGATTTATTAAACTCTATGAGATGAATTTGGATATTATCTATCTGAAAAATGAGCTGATGGTACTGATGATTTTCTTTGCATTGTCTTTTTCAATAGCAATCTTATCAATTAAAATCAGATTAAAACAAAATGGTATTGGCCACGATGAAAAAAATTAA
- a CDS encoding Re/Si-specific NAD(P)(+) transhydrogenase subunit alpha, with protein MIIAIPKELLPGENRVACVPDVASKLIKSGFEVIVETNAGLNAGFRDDQYIKAGAKIANTVEDLYSNADIIFKVQRPIEHPSGKHEIDLYKKGSLLISLAYVLHYYDIAKKCAERGIDFIAMDMIPRTTLAQKMDALSSQANIAGYKSVILAANHLGKIFPLMMTAAGTISPAKVVIMGAGVAGLQALGTAKRLGAVVEVSDIRPAVKEEVQSLGGKFIEVETSADMQDAGGYAKEASPEFLKKQQELIFKHVTEADIVITTALVPGKKAPILVTEEMVKHMRAGSVVLDMATEFGGNCEISEKGKPVKKYDVTIIGEPNLPSMVPTHASEMYSKNILSLIQHISKDGKINLNLDDEIVKGCLITRNGEVINQRVKDLIK; from the coding sequence GTGATTATTGCCATACCTAAAGAACTCCTGCCTGGTGAAAACCGAGTTGCCTGCGTTCCAGATGTTGCTTCCAAATTAATTAAATCCGGATTTGAAGTTATAGTTGAAACCAATGCCGGACTAAATGCCGGATTTCGTGATGATCAATACATCAAAGCAGGGGCCAAGATCGCAAACACTGTAGAAGATCTTTATTCAAATGCTGATATTATCTTCAAAGTGCAGCGACCAATTGAACACCCGTCAGGAAAACATGAAATTGATTTATACAAAAAAGGTTCTCTGCTAATATCTCTTGCTTATGTTCTCCATTATTATGACATAGCAAAAAAATGCGCAGAGAGGGGAATTGATTTTATAGCAATGGATATGATTCCCAGAACAACTCTTGCACAAAAGATGGATGCTCTCAGTTCACAGGCAAACATTGCCGGATACAAGAGTGTCATTCTTGCTGCTAATCATTTGGGAAAAATCTTTCCGTTGATGATGACCGCTGCTGGTACAATTTCTCCTGCCAAAGTTGTAATAATGGGTGCAGGTGTAGCAGGATTACAAGCACTCGGCACAGCAAAAAGGTTAGGAGCCGTTGTTGAAGTATCTGATATCCGTCCTGCTGTTAAAGAAGAAGTTCAATCACTTGGCGGAAAATTTATTGAGGTAGAAACTTCCGCAGATATGCAGGATGCTGGTGGTTATGCAAAAGAAGCATCACCGGAATTCCTAAAAAAACAACAGGAACTTATCTTCAAACATGTTACAGAAGCTGATATAGTAATCACCACAGCTTTGGTTCCGGGAAAGAAAGCACCGATTCTTGTTACTGAAGAAATGGTCAAGCATATGAGGGCTGGTAGTGTTGTTCTGGATATGGCTACTGAGTTTGGTGGAAATTGTGAGATAAGTGAAAAAGGAAAGCCAGTTAAAAAATATGATGTAACAATAATAGGTGAACCAAATCTACCAAGTATGGTTCCTACACACGCAAGTGAAATGTATTCGAAAAATATTTTGAGTCTGATTCAGCATATTTCTAAAGATGGAAAAATAAATCTGAATTTAGATGATGAAATTGTAAAAGGTTGTTTAATAACCCGAAATGGTGAAGTAATAAATCAAAGAGTAAAAGATTTAATAAAGTAA
- a CDS encoding NAD(P) transhydrogenase subunit alpha, with product MEEYLFLMHIYVFVLAIFVGFELITKVPPTLHTPLMSGSNAISGITVVGAILSAGMEQFNISTILGLVAVIFAMINVVGGFLVTDRMLKMFKKK from the coding sequence ATGGAAGAATATTTATTTCTAATGCACATTTATGTATTTGTTCTTGCCATATTTGTTGGCTTCGAACTAATTACAAAAGTTCCACCTACACTTCATACACCACTTATGTCTGGCTCAAATGCAATTTCCGGTATTACCGTAGTTGGTGCAATACTTAGTGCAGGAATGGAACAATTTAATATCAGTACAATTCTTGGTCTTGTTGCAGTTATCTTCGCAATGATAAATGTCGTTGGAGGATTTCTTGTAACAGACAGAATGCTCAAAATGTTTAAGAAAAAGTGA
- a CDS encoding TolC family protein, translating to MKKVFVLLTLAISTIHSQSLTLEDAIDYALKHNEQIKQYEAKLFQKEYQNLEALGNFLPQINLNASYTHLNDPIAIDLDPIRQAMIQLQSKNQVEFANIYNLLQGNPQLTNEQRNFLFNQYSSQLNSLIPPFTKELKKQDYKTATLVGIQPIFTGGKLLATKRFSSLDEKAAEVELKQIKDEVTKEVTKKYLAVVLMNDVIKIRNDVVESVKRHRDRADKMLKQGLISNHNLLRAEVALADAEKNLFEDKNKLELAYLALKNEMGMDLNETIVIDDSLIFHDFADSLDYLSTLAKNNNSILQLIELKKQQAEQKYNVERSSFLPTLAAFGKYELYPEYLSTLEPRWAVGLSLNINLFNGMRDYAKLQTADYLIEEVNSLQKNVESKISLMINKSFKDVINAREKYFRNKTTVALAVENLRLNEKRFETGLGTSLEVVDANLAFEKALLDSESSLFEYYSNLTELYSAAGNPKNVLTILKNKEN from the coding sequence ATGAAAAAAGTATTTGTCTTATTGACATTAGCTATTTCTACAATCCATAGTCAGAGTCTGACATTGGAAGATGCAATTGATTATGCACTAAAACACAATGAGCAAATCAAGCAGTATGAAGCTAAGCTATTTCAGAAAGAATATCAGAATCTGGAAGCTCTTGGAAACTTTCTTCCTCAGATAAATCTTAATGCTTCATACACACACTTAAATGATCCGATAGCAATTGACCTTGACCCAATCCGACAAGCAATGATTCAACTTCAATCAAAAAATCAGGTTGAGTTTGCTAACATTTATAATTTGTTGCAAGGTAATCCTCAACTAACAAACGAGCAGAGAAATTTTTTATTCAATCAATACAGCTCTCAATTAAATTCACTGATTCCACCATTTACAAAAGAGTTGAAGAAGCAAGACTATAAAACCGCAACGCTTGTAGGTATTCAACCGATATTTACCGGAGGAAAACTTCTTGCTACAAAAAGATTTTCTTCTCTTGATGAAAAAGCTGCTGAGGTTGAATTAAAACAAATTAAAGATGAAGTAACAAAAGAAGTAACTAAAAAATATCTTGCTGTTGTTTTGATGAATGATGTAATTAAAATCAGAAACGATGTTGTTGAATCAGTAAAAAGACATCGTGATCGTGCTGATAAAATGTTAAAACAAGGATTAATTTCAAATCATAATCTGCTGCGTGCAGAGGTTGCCTTAGCCGATGCTGAGAAAAATTTATTCGAGGATAAAAATAAACTCGAGTTGGCTTACCTTGCACTGAAAAATGAAATGGGAATGGACTTGAATGAAACAATTGTTATAGATGACTCATTAATTTTTCATGATTTCGCTGACTCACTGGATTATCTTTCAACTCTCGCTAAGAATAACAACTCAATTCTCCAATTGATTGAATTAAAGAAACAACAAGCCGAACAAAAATATAATGTTGAAAGAAGTTCTTTCTTACCAACACTTGCTGCTTTCGGTAAATATGAACTTTATCCGGAATATCTTTCAACACTTGAACCTCGTTGGGCAGTTGGTCTATCACTGAATATTAATCTTTTCAACGGTATGCGTGATTATGCTAAACTGCAGACAGCGGATTATCTTATTGAAGAAGTAAATTCTCTTCAAAAAAATGTTGAGAGTAAAATTTCTTTAATGATAAATAAAAGTTTTAAAGATGTAATCAATGCAAGAGAAAAATATTTCAGAAATAAAACCACTGTTGCACTCGCAGTTGAAAATCTCAGATTGAATGAAAAAAGATTTGAAACTGGACTCGGAACATCATTAGAAGTTGTTGATGCAAATCTGGCTTTTGAAAAAGCTTTACTCGATTCTGAATCATCTTTATTCGAATACTACTCAAATCTGACAGAGCTTTATTCAGCTGCCGGAAATCCAAAGAATGTTTTAACGATTTTGAAAAATAAGGAGAACTAA
- a CDS encoding T9SS type A sorting domain-containing protein, with protein sequence MKLHRNFLFEFFLSIILFTQFGVLPSIIPQDEKKFNSLLSDTTQSGLLFEKELIYRLKDSSYTDKIQLKNLSLRAQAIQFKISVNKSLDDSLTLTFKNIVKGNDIADTSWILVYNIVRGTIQPNGASADDIYVLIYNQNYNNGLPPGNYEDLLRIDYRVANLEEYQDSLKSSFRLSNVAASTYDGFPIDITPSRNEFKVITVHSFAIPKRGLVFQQDTVYRLEDFSYTDIMQLKGLSAQAQALQFRLKVNQAINDQTILSFQSIQKGNDISDPSWVLNYNVIRGPITPNGASQDEVLVLLYNLNQNNGLPPGNYNDLFRVNYRVADLPPLVDSIKSSFLITDALASTYQGYPIDITPSRNELTVIARNRVGFYGDVNGDGCLDILDILLVVDHIIGRDSLEGEAFLRADLAPWVPGAPEPNPDGVVNVQDLSLLQNIILTGVYPNGTEINACSYIVANPVNGFDESNQKTNIFITKNGITLYLDSDEEIRGVQAEFSNTGNYAGDISINTTLGQGHYYFGENILRVLLYDRAGIRTLRSGNNFLAHLPFPISNPQYVTVEKIILINSNNERLTDNKLEIKYQDPPPLPLEFNLYQNFPNPFNPGTRIAYSIPRDEVVTIKVFDLLGNEIKTLVDEFQTQNYYEIQFNAENLSSGIYFYQMKAGDFIQTKKMILLR encoded by the coding sequence ATGAAGTTACATCGTAATTTTTTGTTTGAATTTTTTCTGAGCATCATTTTATTTACACAATTTGGTGTTCTGCCTTCTATCATTCCACAGGATGAAAAAAAATTTAATTCACTACTTTCAGACACAACTCAATCCGGACTTTTATTCGAAAAAGAATTAATCTACAGACTAAAGGACAGTTCTTACACTGATAAAATTCAATTAAAAAATTTGTCGCTACGCGCTCAGGCAATTCAGTTTAAAATTTCGGTAAATAAATCTTTGGATGATAGTCTAACTCTTACATTTAAAAACATCGTAAAAGGAAATGATATTGCTGATACTTCCTGGATATTGGTTTATAATATTGTACGAGGAACAATTCAACCGAATGGTGCTTCGGCAGATGATATTTATGTTCTGATTTACAATCAAAATTATAATAATGGATTACCTCCGGGAAATTATGAAGATTTACTAAGGATAGATTATCGTGTCGCTAATTTGGAAGAGTATCAGGACAGTTTAAAATCCTCGTTCAGACTTTCGAATGTTGCTGCAAGTACTTATGATGGATTTCCTATTGATATTACTCCTTCAAGAAATGAATTTAAAGTAATTACTGTTCACAGCTTTGCAATTCCAAAAAGAGGTTTGGTGTTTCAACAGGACACCGTTTACCGACTCGAAGACTTTTCCTACACAGATATAATGCAATTGAAAGGATTATCTGCGCAAGCGCAGGCACTTCAGTTCAGACTTAAAGTTAATCAAGCAATTAATGATCAAACAATCTTATCTTTTCAAAGCATTCAGAAAGGAAATGATATCAGTGATCCGAGTTGGGTATTAAATTATAATGTGATTAGAGGACCAATAACACCAAATGGTGCTTCGCAGGATGAAGTTCTTGTTCTACTTTATAACTTAAATCAGAACAATGGATTGCCACCGGGAAATTATAATGATTTATTCAGAGTGAATTATCGAGTTGCTGATTTGCCACCTTTGGTAGATAGCATTAAATCTTCTTTCTTAATTACAGATGCGTTAGCAAGTACTTATCAAGGCTATCCGATTGACATCACACCATCGAGAAATGAATTAACTGTTATTGCAAGAAACAGAGTCGGATTTTATGGCGATGTAAATGGTGATGGTTGTTTAGATATTCTTGATATTCTTCTGGTAGTTGATCATATAATTGGAAGAGATTCGCTTGAAGGTGAAGCTTTTCTGCGTGCTGATTTAGCTCCTTGGGTTCCTGGTGCACCTGAACCAAATCCGGATGGAGTTGTAAATGTTCAGGATTTATCACTATTACAAAACATTATTTTAACCGGCGTTTATCCTAACGGTACGGAAATAAATGCTTGCAGTTATATTGTAGCAAATCCAGTCAATGGGTTTGATGAAAGTAATCAGAAGACAAATATTTTTATCACTAAGAATGGAATAACTCTTTACCTGGATTCTGATGAAGAAATACGCGGAGTACAAGCAGAATTTTCAAACACAGGAAATTATGCAGGAGATATTTCAATAAATACCACATTAGGGCAAGGTCATTATTACTTTGGTGAAAATATTCTTCGTGTACTGCTTTATGACAGAGCAGGAATTAGAACTTTAAGAAGCGGAAATAATTTTCTTGCACATCTTCCCTTCCCGATTTCAAATCCTCAATATGTAACTGTAGAAAAAATTATTCTGATAAATTCTAACAACGAAAGACTTACAGATAATAAACTTGAAATAAAATATCAGGATCCTCCTCCGCTTCCTTTGGAGTTTAATCTTTATCAGAATTTTCCAAATCCATTTAATCCGGGAACCAGAATTGCATATTCAATTCCCAGAGATGAAGTTGTAACAATCAAAGTGTTTGATTTGCTCGGCAATGAAATCAAAACTTTGGTAGATGAATTTCAAACACAAAATTATTATGAAATTCAGTTCAACGCAGAAAATTTATCAAGTGGAATTTACTTTTATCAGATGAAAGCAGGTGATTTTATCCAAACAAAGAAAATGATTTTGTTGAGATAA
- a CDS encoding ABC transporter permease, whose amino-acid sequence MKKINSIFEIIKREINWIITDLDLIAMLLAAPLFYSFFYGTMYMNKVEHEVPVAVYDEDRSSESLNLIKQLNAHPSIYIKEELNSLDEIDKKLIDEEVQGVIFIPNDFSKNLKLNRDTRIKIYLNTHRFLHSNDLNKAVNEVAFTKGEEIRVEYFLSKGFSDEQAKELANPLKDEIKLLFNPSESYGDFLIPAILILVLQQTLFMGLGQSMAKENETKSFAELKTLSGNNPLVALSGKISFYLILYFAYALVFFSVHLSVFKIVFRGSYSAFIIISVLLLLSISLMSLIIGNFFSKKVYALILISFTSYPLFFFTGYSWPTLAMPTIAKAIGYLIPTTAYMNAIHRIVSMGANIGHITFEIMNLIIINAVLFILVLLIFKRKFLKEHQPNQ is encoded by the coding sequence ATGAAAAAAATTAATTCCATATTTGAAATAATAAAAAGAGAAATAAACTGGATAATTACCGATCTTGATTTAATTGCAATGCTTCTTGCTGCTCCTCTTTTCTATTCTTTCTTTTATGGAACGATGTATATGAACAAAGTTGAGCACGAAGTTCCGGTTGCAGTTTATGATGAAGACCGTTCGAGTGAATCTTTAAATCTGATTAAACAATTAAACGCTCATCCTTCGATTTATATAAAAGAAGAATTAAACAGTTTAGATGAAATAGATAAAAAATTAATTGATGAAGAAGTTCAGGGTGTAATTTTCATTCCGAATGATTTCAGTAAAAATTTAAAATTAAACAGGGACACGAGAATAAAAATTTATCTAAATACACATCGTTTTCTTCATTCAAACGATTTGAACAAAGCTGTTAATGAAGTTGCTTTTACTAAAGGTGAAGAAATAAGAGTTGAATATTTTTTGTCTAAAGGATTTTCTGATGAGCAAGCGAAGGAATTGGCAAATCCTCTTAAGGATGAAATAAAATTATTGTTCAATCCATCTGAATCTTATGGTGATTTTTTGATTCCCGCTATTTTGATTCTGGTTTTACAACAGACATTATTTATGGGATTGGGACAATCAATGGCAAAGGAGAATGAAACAAAAAGTTTTGCGGAGTTGAAAACTCTTTCCGGAAATAATCCCTTAGTTGCTCTTTCAGGAAAAATAAGTTTTTATCTGATACTTTATTTTGCTTACGCTTTAGTTTTCTTTTCTGTTCATCTATCAGTCTTTAAAATTGTTTTCAGAGGAAGTTATTCTGCATTTATAATTATAAGTGTTTTATTATTACTATCAATTTCACTTATGTCTCTTATAATTGGAAATTTCTTTTCCAAAAAAGTGTATGCCTTAATTCTTATTTCTTTCACTTCATATCCATTATTCTTTTTCACAGGTTATTCCTGGCCAACATTAGCCATGCCCACAATCGCAAAAGCAATTGGTTATTTAATTCCAACAACTGCGTATATGAATGCAATTCATAGAATAGTATCGATGGGAGCTAACATCGGACACATAACTTTTGAAATTATGAATTTGATTATAATCAATGCAGTACTGTTTATTTTGGTTTTACTAATTTTCAAAAGAAAATTTTTGAAAGAACATCAACCAAATCAATAA
- a CDS encoding HlyD family efflux transporter periplasmic adaptor subunit: protein MKLRNYLIALPFVLAIVAVIVIVAQSNIDEEKIVTGLIETTTVNVASKIPGRVEEIFVKEGDKVSKGQVLARLESKEMNAKVEQAKGQLEAAKFKYQMALNGARPEEKEATEKLYLQAKHQYELAQKTYERMMNLYRDSLISAQEKDVYEFQYKAAFEQMNAAKSKYDMVVKGARYEEIEMAKGLYYQAENGYKEALAYQQELEIKSPIDGELQKKLVNQGEIISSGYPVFSLIDTKDYWVSIQLKEDEMNGIKIGDQFYGIVKALGDKKIKFKVYYISAMGDFANWRPTNQKGEFDIKTFEIRLKPVHENPELRPGMTANIILSR, encoded by the coding sequence ATGAAGCTCAGAAATTATCTCATCGCTTTACCATTTGTGCTTGCAATAGTTGCTGTAATAGTAATTGTTGCTCAATCAAACATTGATGAAGAAAAAATAGTAACCGGATTGATAGAAACAACAACTGTAAATGTCGCTTCAAAAATTCCGGGAAGAGTTGAAGAAATTTTCGTAAAAGAAGGGGACAAAGTTTCAAAAGGTCAGGTACTTGCAAGACTTGAAAGCAAAGAAATGAATGCTAAAGTTGAGCAAGCAAAAGGTCAGCTTGAAGCGGCAAAGTTTAAATATCAGATGGCACTTAATGGCGCTCGTCCCGAAGAAAAAGAAGCAACTGAAAAACTTTATCTTCAGGCAAAGCATCAGTATGAACTTGCACAGAAGACTTATGAACGAATGATGAATCTTTATCGAGATAGTTTGATTTCTGCTCAGGAAAAAGATGTTTATGAATTTCAGTACAAAGCTGCATTTGAACAAATGAATGCTGCTAAATCAAAGTATGATATGGTTGTTAAGGGTGCGCGCTATGAAGAAATTGAAATGGCAAAAGGTCTATATTATCAGGCAGAGAACGGTTATAAAGAAGCGCTTGCTTATCAGCAGGAGCTTGAAATTAAAAGTCCGATTGATGGTGAACTTCAGAAAAAGTTAGTTAATCAAGGTGAGATTATCTCGAGTGGATATCCTGTTTTTAGTTTGATTGACACAAAAGATTATTGGGTTTCAATTCAGTTGAAAGAAGATGAAATGAATGGAATTAAAATCGGCGATCAATTTTATGGAATTGTTAAAGCACTCGGTGATAAGAAAATAAAATTCAAAGTCTATTACATCTCAGCGATGGGTGATTTTGCAAATTGGAGACCGACAAATCAGAAAGGTGAATTTGATATCAAGACTTTTGAAATAAGATTAAAGCCTGTTCACGAAAATCCTGAATTAAGACCGGGAATGACAGCAAACATTATTCTTTCCAGATAA
- a CDS encoding TetR/AcrR family transcriptional regulator has protein sequence MRRKEGNKEQDIIAAAIEVFAKEGYHEAKISEIAELANVATGSVYLYFESKEDLLVKIFSGLWIKLISLVKSIYDRDDLSSIEKLEGFIDTVFDVFTSNSKLALLFVKEQPHFLQDKNNKLNDLYNNFLEIGEKILDEGSKNNSFNKNLDKSITKNFVYGGVRHLLHLWALNPNEYPLNKVRQDIKYIVKKGILI, from the coding sequence ATGAGAAGAAAAGAAGGAAATAAAGAACAAGATATTATTGCAGCAGCAATTGAAGTTTTTGCTAAAGAAGGTTATCACGAAGCAAAAATTTCGGAAATTGCTGAGCTTGCTAATGTAGCTACAGGAAGTGTTTACCTGTACTTTGAAAGTAAAGAAGATTTACTTGTAAAAATATTCAGTGGCTTGTGGATTAAGTTGATTTCCTTGGTAAAATCCATTTACGATAGAGATGATCTTTCATCAATCGAAAAACTTGAAGGATTTATTGATACAGTGTTTGATGTTTTCACATCTAATTCAAAGCTTGCTCTGCTGTTTGTGAAAGAGCAACCACATTTTCTTCAGGATAAAAACAACAAGCTGAACGATCTTTACAATAACTTTCTTGAAATAGGTGAGAAGATTCTGGACGAAGGTTCAAAAAATAATTCTTTCAATAAAAATCTTGATAAAAGTATTACAAAGAATTTTGTTTATGGCGGAGTTCGTCATTTACTTCATTTATGGGCACTTAATCCGAATGAATATCCACTGAATAAAGTAAGACAGGATATTAAATACATTGTTAAAAAAGGAATTTTAATTTAA